AGACATAGAACATGTTTGTGGTTCCGCTCACTAAAGAACTTCCACCCAGTGTGTTTAGAAAGCACGTAGTTGACATGAGTTTAGCGGAGTACCTGTGATTCTGAATTAAGAGGTCATCAATGCAATCATCTCACTCAATAATAAGTTCCTTGTTTTGAGATAAAGAGGTGTAGTACAATCTTGAGTTCAGTAGCACGTAACTAGCGTTTTAACCCTTCATATTTGTTTCATCCCCCTTCACACACTGCTATAAAAACTAAAGAGAGACGGACATGTGAACCAACGTTCATCGTACCTCCTCGTCCCAACAACTACACGCATCTGATCTATATGAAAGTGAAATGGCATCAACATTTCCTatgatcgattttggtgtttgacgaccatcacaaaccttatggactaactagtttgcctagttgatcatttctccgGTGCATAAGTTCATTTACAACTATTGTAAGTTCAGTTGCACTTTTTTCCTTTTAGGGTTTCTCACAAAGTGAGTTCTACAtagaaaggtttttaacgagggAGCATTGCACAAAACAACTCATTTATTATATATTTCTATTTTTTCAGTTGTGAGGCAGCATGGCAGGCTTCGTGCCATCACGACCCGTTTTTTGGCCGTGCTCAGCGGGTCAGACCTGTTTTTTTGGTTGTGCTCGGCGGGCCAGACCGGCATGAAAACCAGCCCGAAGGGCGGTGCCTGGGCCGACGGGTCACTCAAGCACGACCCGTAAAACACGATGTGCCATATTGGCTCGTTGGTTGTTGGGTCGTGCTTGCCCGAGCCCATGCGGGATCGTGACGGTTGGCCATCTATAATGACGGCTCCCTCTTCTAATCCCTAAGTGCAACTCTAAAAAGGATGTTAAAATTTTTACCACAAAAACTGATTATTAAGAGTAGGCTAAAAGATTTTAAGAGTGAATCATGATGGATACTCCAACGATTCCTTTAAATGTCACATGTGGCGCAATTTGTACAGTCATCAAGAGGTTGTGGATGATCCAATACGTTGAGGAATGGATTGGGAAGAGATAGAACACACCAAAATATGAGGGAAAGGAGGTTGTGGATGCGGGACACAATTTTTTTAGGGGAAGAATGAGGGAGCTGTTGAAGTAAGAAAAACCACTATTCTTGACTAATACATGTTTTGGGGTTAGTTTACACactcttttggagttgctctaagggcGTGTTAGGCCGTCAGGTAAAGCCAAGCACATCACTGAGCATCTGAGAGTGAGAGATTCACTTTAGACAAGCGAACAATACTTTTCCACCAAAACAGCCAAGGCAGGGAGGGAGACACCAAAAACTGGGAGATGTTAGGCCGTCGCCATCAAGTACTAGAGATCACATAGGAAGCAAAAGCAAGCACAACTCATCACTGAAGAACTCATCACATGTCTTAAATAATGCACTAGTAGTATTTTAATTAACTATTGTGCGGTTGGAGCTAAACAAGAGAAAAGCTACCAGCATGGTGGCCAAAGGAACAGATATGTTGTCATCTACAACTTCGGTCACAGGAACGCACTCCACTACTGTCGCTGCTAGTGCAACAAGCGCCAGCTTACCAAGTGCCTCTTCCCAGATAACATCAATGTAACCCAGGCTTGAGAAGTAGAGCATCATCCTGCAATGGAAATGTTTCAGTACATAAGTAGGGAAAGAAAAAAAAACTCTCAACGCAAATGAGACAATAACCTACATCGCGGACAGCAGGAAACCAGAAATGAACATCGAGATGCTCCCGGCCCAGCTCTTCTTCCGATTGAATGGCAGCTTCGCTGAGCCATACCTCCTCCCAACAATGTCAGCAAAACCTGCAAGTTATATGGCACAAACAATCAAATGCAACGGCGTTCTACAAAACGACATCGTGCTATTAGATACTGGGGACGGGAGTACCATCGCCACCGCTCATCATCGACAAGGAGACGATCCCGATGGGGGACTCACGCCAGAAGACTAAAACGCTGAACAGCAGCACCAGGACATAATAGAGTGGACCTCTCAGCAATTCCCTGTAAAGAAGCAAAGTCGTTATCGTCAGAGCAGCAAGCTAAACGATCATACGGATCTTCAGTTCATCGGATTTACTCTGGTTTTCCTTCACGTGTCACTGATTTTACCAGAGCTTCATCAGTGTAGAGACGGAGTCCATATATCAGAAGCCTCATGGAGTTCAGGAACGGGACAACCGCGGCGAAATACCGTGCTTCTGTCGAATTGCTGCGGGCAGAGCATGCTTTGGTGGTGGCTTTGCAGTGTGAAACGTTATGAATCTGAGAACCTCGATGCATGCTAGGGACAGGGAATACCTGAACAGGGGCCAAGATGACATGAACAGGACGCCGGATAGCACGTGCACAACCTTCCTGCTCAAGCTCTGCCTTCATTGATGGCATGGATCAGTACAGAGTTCGGAAGCCAACGACAGTGAACAGCTGAACATAAGCAAATGTAATGGCCGTTCTACTGAAATGTTTGAGGTCAGGATCATATGTCGCCTGTATCCAGCCAAGACAGctaggcgaagctgaaggtttgGTTTTTTTTTCAGACAAGAAGCGGGAAGACTACAGATTAGTGAGTGGAAGTCTCAACCTTTTCGATGAGCCGCCGCTCGGTGAGCTCGTCGAAGACGCGCACAAGAGAGTAGGCGCCGGCGGTGATGAGCACAGTGACCGCTCCGTCCTGCAGCACCGCTGGCGGCGCCGCGGCCGCCAGCGCCGCCACGGCCGGGGTGCCGACGCCGAGGAGGAGCCGCCTCCGCATGGAGCTTCCCGGCGAAGGCGCGAGCGCGGCGGCGTGGGGAGGCGAGCGCGAGAGCAGCAGCGAGTTGGGGGATGCGGCGCCGGTCCACGCCGCCGCTGCAGCCATGTGGCCGAAGTAGCGACGGGAATCTGCGGATTTCCCACCCACTAGCCGACTAGCGGCGGGTTAGCGACGCACAAGCGATCTGTCGTCAGTCGTCACTCGGGCTCGTGGACCTGTGGGCCCCTTGATGGGTCACTTCTGTTGACGTGTTCACGTGGTGGACGTGTCCAGTGTGCCAAAGCGAAGGAGACAAGGAGTGTACAAGTACGACTGCTTCACGGTCATCTCCGTTTCCAGTCTGGCCGCGCATACCTTGCGATGCCGATGCGCACCAAAATATCTCGCCACGGGCCACAACGGACTGACTAGTATGAGTTCGGCTCGGATCAAGGTGGGCCGTTTTATCACAATCTGTATCTAACAAGTGCTAGTGTCGAGTCGGTGCCGTGCTTTCCTGTTTGACGTGTCGGGTTGAGTTTTTTTTTGATTGGATCAGATTTTTTAGCTTTGGGTTGAATCAAGTTTTGGGTCAAAAATCACGGTCCATATCCGGCCCGTGAATTATTACGGGTCAAAAAATATGGCACGTACCCGTCCATTGCATTGGTTGGATCGGGCCGAGTTTTTTTGGCGGGTCGGGTCGGCTGCCCATGATCAGGTCTAGAGCTGACATACAATTGTTTTGTTGTGCACAAAAAAAAGATTCTAAGTAATGCCTAAACTAATATCGGAAACGGTGTCCGGGATGCCCCTAGCCTTGGGCCCTTGGCGCAGTTGTGGGTCCTAGCATCACGGACTGGGTGATGTGCGGGGCATCAGGTGGCCAAGAGACACACATTCCGGAGTCCGGACGTCGTGGTCGTGGCGGACGTGTGCACCTCACCCGATCCCCAATGGGGGAGGCGGTGTTGCTGCGCGCGCCGGCAGCGAGGTATGCGACACAGAACTCAGTGTTGGTGAGGTCGGCGAAGCGGTTGCTCCCGAAGGTTGTCCCAGAACGCGTTGAACCGGCGGTCGTACTCGTCGAGTGTGTTCGACGCCGCCTTGCCATACTGCGCCATCCACATTTTGTAGATCGCCCGCGCCAATGCCAGCGCCATGCCGCCCACCGCGTCACTGTTGGGCGAAGCAGACGATGAGGATGTACTGGGTAGAGACGGATCCAGAAATGAGTTAAAGGGACGAGTGGCAGAGAAAACACAAGCTTCTTTGTTCTCCATTTTCTTCTAACCTCCACCTCTTTCTCCAATGAAGTTTTATGGATAAAGGGAGTTGATAGAGACTCGTTTTTCTCTCTTCTCATTTCTCTTTTATTTTCATCTACACTTCACCTCCATCTCCCATAGAGTTTTATGGCTATAAGGGGGGCTGGAGCCCCCCCCCCTCCCCTTTGGATCTGTCACTGGACAGGGCCAGCACGACAATGATGTGGCCGACGAAGCCCGCCATGGCCTCGTGTCGCCGGAGACTTGGGGCGCCGAGGGTCATGGTGGGAGCAATGCGGTACACGACTAGAGTATCCAACTTTTTGCAATTTAGATCTTTTTCTGTTTTATTTTCATAGCTATGTGTATttcagtttcatttcaaaaatggaCTCATAGGTCGGCGCTATACCTATTGGTGCCTAGCTTACATGGGCCGACGCCAATAGCATTGGCGCCTAGGTCTCGACCACGACCGACGATGTGGCGGCGGTGTGGCGCCCACATGGTAGGGGTAGACGCCAAGATCTATGACGCCGACcttggcgccatagatcttggcgccaacCTCTGTATACCTATATGATACGACATCGGTTCTATCCCCTCCATCTTGGTTTTCTCATCTTCACTACGACAAACATCCCTTATTGGTGACGAGGTAATCTCCCTTGTTTTTGTCTCACTTATTTTATTTGATCTATTGGTCTTTGGTGGCAAGGTAATCTCCCTGATTTTCTCTTTATTTCGTTTATTAGAGACCGTCTATGATTATTGGAGATGTATGTCTTTGACTAATTTCTAATCTCCATATTATCGGATAGTAGGATGCCTAGGCGCGATAAATCTAACAAACAAAGATAAGCATTGTATAGAATATCACATCTAATCGTAGTGATTCTTATAACTGTACTTATTGAATTTTAGGAAGGTTCGTTGACCGATACCGCCTTTGACACGCTGCCTTTACCAAGGGGTGTTCCAGTGCCTATttgttctgtgcttctttgtgaacatcaaagtgtaagggcgagaggctccaagttgtggagattcctcgcaagtgggatatagtaaagtgaaagcaaaacaccgtggtattcaagtgggtctttggaccgcttaaaaggggttgattgcaaccctcgtccattgggacgccacaacgtggagtaggcaagtgttgtacttggccgaaccacgggataaaccactgtgccatctctatgttgatctctttgtggttatcgtgttgtgcaatctctcctctctagtcacttggcttaattgtgctaactcctaatcaagttttgtggattaagtttcaagtttttacaggatcacccattcaccccccccccctctaggtgctctcaggttcgaccgttggagctctgacaagtggggccaccggatagtccggtgcgccttctggcgcctgctctgactctgcgcacgcagtccacgcactgtagcgttgtcagccgaccgttgaactcgaccgttgctcTGGCGACCGTtggtccgcttggcacaccggacagtccggtgctacaccggacagtccggtgaattatagcggagagcattTTCCacaaacccgaagctgaggagttcggagtggatctccctggtgcaccggacattgtccggtggcacaccggactgtccggtgcgccagaccagggcaaccttcggttgtcttttgctcattTCTTttaaaccctttcttggactttttattggtttgtgttgaacctttggcacttgtagaacttataatctagagcaaactagttagtacaattatttgtgttgggcaattcaaccactaaaatcatttaggaaaaaggtttgaccctatttccctttcaaatgggAAATCAGGGGCATAGGGAGGTTGGTTACCTTGAGAGAGGGCTCTGGGACGCTTGAATGGCGGCGAGACACAGTGAAGCCTCAGGTCGACGGCGGCCTTCATCTACACGGTGGGGGTCCGGTGAGCGTGAGCAGAGAGGGATAGAGGGGGAAGGGGCAAACCGAGGGGTGTCCCGAGTTGCTGGTGTTGAGGCGGAGCTCACTGGGGCAACAAACATAGTGGGGACTCGGCGGCGGGCGCGGAACAGGCCTAAGACCACGGCAGACGGCGGTGGAGCTCCTCGGGTGCGTGCGTGGACGCGAGCGGGCGCTGGGGTGCTGCGGTCGTGCGAGTGAGGGAGGAGTGAGAGCGAGTGTGGTACTCGGTAGCTAGAAAAGGCTGGGGGTAGGGCGGACGCGACCTCGGCGTGCGTCGTGGGCGCAGAGTTCATGGTGACGTGCGGGTCGTGCGCGCGGGCGGTTTGGGAGGGACGTGTCCGAAAGGTGGGGCCCACGTACCAGGGAGACTGGACGCGCGTGTGAGCGAGGGAATCGACGTCGACAGCTCTGTCCCACCGgtcagagagagagggagcgggtGCGCGAGCGAGCGTGGGCGAAGGAAACGGCGCCGACAGGCGGCCCCCGACTATCAGAGGGAGGGCGAGCGCGGGGCTGGCTAGGCTGgattgggccgacttgggctgaaatAGGTTTTCCTTTTTGTTCtgaatttctaattcctttt
This portion of the Zea mays cultivar B73 chromosome 2, Zm-B73-REFERENCE-NAM-5.0, whole genome shotgun sequence genome encodes:
- the LOC732748 gene encoding probable phytol kinase, chloroplastic isoform X1 — translated: MAAAAAWTGAASPNSLLLSRSPPHAAALAPSPGSSMRRRLLLGVGTPAVAALAAAAPPAVLQDGAVTVLITAGAYSLVRVFDELTERRLIEKSLSRKVVHVLSGVLFMSSWPLFRELLRGPLYYVLVLLFSVLVFWRESPIGIVSLSMMSGGDGFADIVGRRYGSAKLPFNRKKSWAGSISMFISGFLLSAMMMLYFSSLGYIDVIWEEALGKLALVALAATVVECVPVTEVVDDNISVPLATMLVAFLLFSSNRTIVN
- the LOC732748 gene encoding probable phytol kinase, chloroplastic precursor, with translation MAAAAAWTGAASPNSLLLSRSPPHAAALAPSPGSSMRRRLLLGVGTPAVAALAAAAPPAVLQDGAVTVLITAGAYSLVRVFDELTERRLIEKSLSRKVVHVLSGVLFMSSWPLFSNSTEARYFAAVVPFLNSMRLLIYGLRLYTDEALVKSVTREGKPEELLRGPLYYVLVLLFSVLVFWRESPIGIVSLSMMSGGDGFADIVGRRYGSAKLPFNRKKSWAGSISMFISGFLLSAMMMLYFSSLGYIDVIWEEALGKLALVALAATVVECVPVTEVVDDNISVPLATMLVAFLLFSSNRTIVN